The genomic stretch CCATGCTGCCACTCTACGCCGCCCCGCAGCCAGACAAAACGCCTGTTACACGCACCTGCCGCCGATGCTTGCCGCCCCCCAGCCGCGCCCCTATAAAGCGCGCAACTCAGGAGACCTGCGCATGACCTTCAAACACCGCCATCTGCTGGGCATCGAGCCGCTTGCCCCCACAGACATCACCACGCTGCTGGATCTGGCCGACGATTATGTCGCCCTGAACCGCAACGCCAAACATTCCGATACGCTGGCGGGGCTGACGCAGATCAACATGTTCTTCGAAAACTCGACCCGCACGCAGGCGTCGTTTGAAATCGCGGGCAAACGGCTGGGTGCCGACGTGATGAACATGGCGATGCAGGCCTCTTCGATCAAAAAGGGCGAAACCCTGATCGACACCGCGATGACCCTGAACGCCATGCATCCCGACCTGCTGGTGGTGCGCCATCCGCAATCGGGCGCGGTCGACCTGCTGGCGCAAAAGGTCAACTGCGCCGTGCTGAACGCCGGTGACGGCCGCCACGAGCACCCCACCCAGGCGCTGCTGGACGCGCTGACGATCCGGCGCGCCAAGGGCCGCCTGCACCGCCTGTCCATCGCCATCTGCGGCGACATCGCCCACAGCCGCGTGGCGCGTAGCAACATCATGCTGCTGGGCAAGATGGAGAACCGCATTCGCCTGATCGCCCCGCCCACGCTGATGCCTTCGGGCATCGAGGAATTCGGCGTCGAAGTGTTCGACGACATGGCCAAAGGGCTGAAAGACGTCGATGTGGTGATGATGTTGCGCTTGCAAAAAGAGCGCATGGATGGCGGTTTTATCCCCAGCGAACGCGAATATTACCACCGGTTTGGACTGGATTCCGAAAAGCTTGCACATGCCAAGCCCGACGCCATCGTCATGCACCCCGGTCCGATGAATCGCGGCGTGGAAATCGACGGAACACTGGCCGACGACATCAACCGCAGCGTTATTCAGGAGCAGGTGGAAATGGGCGTGGCCGTGCGCATGGCCGCGATGGACCTGCTGGCGCAAAACCTGCGCGCCGAACGCGCCGCGGCCTGACACGGCACTGGCCGCGACGGACTTTTGCCATATCTCGTAACGCACCCCACAAAGGGCACCCCAATGAGCCTTGCTGAAATACCCCCGATGGAACGCGGCCGTTTGCGCCTGTTTGCCATCAACAAGACCGAAGACGAAGCCCGCGCAATTCTGGCCGAAGGCACCCATGCGATCCAGACCCTGCTGGGTGCGAACGACCTGAACCCCGACTTTATCGAACTGTTCCGCGTCGCAGATCTGGGGGATATGGGTCTCGATGACTATCTGCACACCGGCTATGACATTCCCCGCGCACAGCTTGATCCACAAGCAGGCCGCCTGCGCGCGCTGGAAGGCTATGTGCTGGTTGTGCTGTCGCTGGCCTTCCGCGACCTCCACGTCACCCTGCCCGACACGCCCGACCTGACGCTGATCGGCACATTCGGCGCGCCGGCAGCGGAATGGAGCACAACCGAAACCATCACCAGCGCGGCGGCAGAGCCCTACAGCGGCCCCCCCAAGGCCAGCAAACCGGTATCCGATGCTGCAATGTCAGGCCGCGTCGCGACCGTCGCACTGCTTGTGATATTTCTGATTACCGGACTTGTGGTCTGGATCGCGTAAGGTCTGGACCTTAGCAAAGCCTGAAAGGGGTAGGACACAGCGGTGCCGTGCGCCCCGGGGGCGGGCTTGGTGACAAAGCCGTCGCCCCTCTCCCCTTTCACTACTGTCCAAACCCCGTTAAAGCCTGTGCAAACACCGGAATGAGGATGCCCCCCTTGACCCTGACCCTCTTTACCAACGCCCGCCTGATCGACCCCGAAGCCGGACAGATCATCGACGGAGGCCTTCTGGTCGAGGATGGCAAGATCAAGGACATCCTGACCCAACCCGCTGAAAACCCGAGT from Pseudosulfitobacter sp. DSM 107133 encodes the following:
- a CDS encoding aspartate carbamoyltransferase catalytic subunit, with product MTFKHRHLLGIEPLAPTDITTLLDLADDYVALNRNAKHSDTLAGLTQINMFFENSTRTQASFEIAGKRLGADVMNMAMQASSIKKGETLIDTAMTLNAMHPDLLVVRHPQSGAVDLLAQKVNCAVLNAGDGRHEHPTQALLDALTIRRAKGRLHRLSIAICGDIAHSRVARSNIMLLGKMENRIRLIAPPTLMPSGIEEFGVEVFDDMAKGLKDVDVVMMLRLQKERMDGGFIPSEREYYHRFGLDSEKLAHAKPDAIVMHPGPMNRGVEIDGTLADDINRSVIQEQVEMGVAVRMAAMDLLAQNLRAERAAA